A single region of the Xenopus laevis strain J_2021 chromosome 4L, Xenopus_laevis_v10.1, whole genome shotgun sequence genome encodes:
- the klhl36.L gene encoding kelch-like protein 36, with protein MEGSRQTRVSWPHKISESSKLYRWEDHSTHVLHAFNEQRQKGLFCDVVLVADEQRVPAHRNLLAACSDYFNSMFTIGMREAHQKEVELVGASYLGLKAVIDFLYNCDLSLDGGNIDYVLETAHLLQIWKVVDFCCEYLENEVSEENYLYLQELASIYSLERLGSYIDSFIRQNYATLSFTADFLQNISTQKICQYLSSNQIQHVGEHDLLQSALQWLTHSPERDNLGYQVLQNIRFQLIPKSDLLHRVKPAVCSLLPKEANCESLVEEAVYYHNNVSVQPLLQNTRSSLRAGVERLLFVGGEVSEHCLELSDDVCSLDMTKVQWLSETQLPARRSHHCVTVLGNFIFVAGGSFSRDNGGDAASNLLYRYDPRWNQWIKVASMNQRRVDFYLAAVSDRLVAVGGRNESGALSSVESYCPQQDTWTYVSELPRFTYGHAGTVHKEFIYISGGHDYQIGPYRKNLLCYDHRADAWEERRPMITARGWHSMCTLEDSIYSVGGSDDNLESMERFDILSVECYSPQCNQWTRIAPLLQPNSESGVAVLDGKIYILGGYSWENTAFSRTVQVYDKERQKWVKGTDLPKVIAGVSACVCILKTGTDESKRTKTKRHSDRGR; from the exons TTATACAGATGGGAGGACCACTCTACACATGTCCTCCATGCTTTTAATGAGCAAAGGCAAAAAGGCCTGTTCTGTGATGTTGTCTTGGTGGCAGATGAGCAGAGAGTCCCTGCTCACAGAAACCTCTTGGCTGCTTGTAGTGACTATTTTAATTCTATGTTTACTATTGGAATGCGTGAGGCCCACCAAAAGGAAGTCGAATTAGTTGGGGCTTCTTATTTAGGACTGAAAGCTGTGATTGATTTCTTGTACAACTGTGACTTGTCCTTGGATGGTGGAAATATTGATTATGTTTTAGAGACGGCTCATCTTTTGCAAATCTGGAAAGTGGTGGACTTCTGCTGTGAGTATCTGGAGAATGAGGTGAGTGAAGAGAATTATCTTTATCTCCAAGAACTGGCTTCGATTTATAGCTTGGAACGCCTTGGTTCCTATATTGATTCCTTTATTCGACAGAACTATGCTACGCTTTCCTTCACAGCTGACTTTTTGCAAAATATCTCCACCCAGAAGATCTGCCAATATTTAAGCAGCAACCAAATACAACATGTAGGTGAACATGATCTCCTGCAGTCTGCTTTGCAGTGGCTGACACATTCTCCTGAAAGAGACAACCTAGGTTATCAGGTCCTCCAGAACATTCGGTTTCAACTGATTCCTAAGAGTGACCTCCTACACAGAGTAAAGCCTGCTGTATGCTCTCTTCTCCCAAAAGAAGCTAACTGTGAGAGCTTGGTGGAGGAAGCTGTCTATTATCATAATAATGTGTCTGTTCAGCCGTTGCTTCAAAATACACGAAGCTCCCTGCGCGCTGGAGTTGAGAGACTTTTGTTTGTAGGGGGAGAGGTATCTGAACATTGTCTTGAGCTGAGTGATGACGTCTGTAGTTTGGACATGACAAAGGTGCAATGGTTGTCTGAAACACAGCTGCCAGCAAGACGTAGTCATCATTGTGTCACGGTTCTAGGGAACTTCATCTTTGTTGCTGGTGGAAGTTTCTCAAGAGACAATGGTGGGGACGCTGCCTCCAACCTCCTCTACAGGTATGATCCCCGCTGGAATCAGTGGATCAAG GTAGCCTCCATGAACCAACGTAGAGTAGACTTTTATCTGGCAGCTGTATCTGATAGGCTTGTGGCAGTTGGTGGAAGAAATGAAAGTGGGGCCTTATCTTCTGTGGAATCATATTGCCCTCAGCAGGACACCTGGACATATGTATCAGAGTTGCCAAG ATTCACATATGGTCATGCTGGAACGGTTCATAAAGAATTTATTTATATCTCAGGAGGACATGACTACCAGATTGGACCATATAGAAAAAATCTACTTTGTTATGACCATCGTGCAGATGCGTGGGAAGAGAGGAGGCCAATGATCACTGCTAGAGGCTGGCACAGCATGTGCACACTGGAAGACAGTATATATTCTGTTGGTGGCAGTGATGATAATCTAGAATCCATGGAACGATTTGATATATTGAGTGTAGAGTGTTACAGCCCCCAATGCAATCAGTGGACGCGAATAGCCCCATTGCTTCAGCCAAACAGTGAATCAGGGGTGGCTGTCCTGGATGGCAAGATTTATATTCTTGGTGGTTACAGCtgggaaaatacagcattttccaGAACTGTGCAGGTGTATGACAAAGAGAGACAAAAATGGGTCAAAGGGACTGACCTACCTAAAGTCATTGCTGGCGTGTCTGCATGTGTGTGCATCCTAAAAACCGGAACCGATGAGAGTAAGAGAACAAAGACAAAAAGGCACTCAGATAGAGGCCGATGA